A stretch of the Rosa rugosa chromosome 5, drRosRugo1.1, whole genome shotgun sequence genome encodes the following:
- the LOC133712602 gene encoding DNA-directed RNA polymerase V subunit 7-like, with product MFLKTELQWNVVIAAESLDAKGLMLQKAIVIRLLDDFSKRKATKDLGYLLALTTVEKIGEGKVRQHTGDVLFPVTFSAISFKLFRGEILEGVVHKVLKQGVILRCGPIENVYLSSSKMPDYNYVPGENPIFLNDKMSKIEKGVTLRFIVIGAKWLEAEREFQALVGLHADYLGPVS from the coding sequence atgtttctCAAAACTGAGTTGCAGTGGAATGTTGTAATCGCTGCTGAAAGCTTGGATGCGAAGGGATTGATGCTCCAAAAAGCAATTGTTATCCGGCTGCTGGATGATTTTTCTAAGAGAAAGGCCACAAAGGATCTCGGATACCTTCTTGCTCTCACAACTGTGGAGAAAATAGGAGAGGGAAAAGTCAGGCAGCATACTGGGGATGTGCTTTTTCCAGTCACCTTTAGCGCCATCTCCTTTAAGCTTTTCAGAGGAGAGATCTTAGAGGGAGTAGTGCACAAGGTGCTGAAGCAGGGAGTTATATTGAGATGCGGTCCCATTGAGAATGTATATCTCTCTTCTTCGAAAATGCCCGATTACAACTATGTTCCAGGGGAGAATCCTATCTTCTTGAATGACAAGATGTCTAAGATTGAAAAAGGTGTCACGCTGCGTTTCATTGTCATTGGAGCTAAGTGGCTTGAGGCAGAAAGGGAAT